A region of Syngnathoides biaculeatus isolate LvHL_M chromosome 20, ASM1980259v1, whole genome shotgun sequence DNA encodes the following proteins:
- the btg1 gene encoding protein BTG1, giving the protein MHTLCARGTMKPEINAAVGFLSRFLRVKGHVNDRQVQTFSQSLQDILSEQYKHHWFPDRPCKGSGYRCIRINHKMDPLVGQAGQRIGLTIQQLYLLLPSELTLWVDPFEVSYRIGEDGSICVLYESQPVPTVMQGTVVASSPSGSGSSGSPMVDSHISCKEELMVLGRASPSKTYNMMTVSS; this is encoded by the exons ATGCATACCCTTTGTGCCCGGGGAACCATGAAACCAGAAATCAACGCTGCCGTGGGATTTTTGTCGAGATTTCTGCGGGTAAAAGGACACGTAAACGATCGACAAGTCCAAACATTCAGCCAGAGCCTACAGGACATTTTGTcag AACAATACAAGCACCACTGGTTCCCAGACAGGCCCTGCAAAGGTTCAGGGTACCGCTGCATCCGCATCAACCACAAGATGGATCCTTTGGTGGGGCAGGCAGGCCAGCGCATCGGCTTGACCATCCAGCAACTCTACCTGCTGCTGCCCAGCGAGCTCACGCTCTGGGTGGACCCTTTCGAGGTGTCCTACCGCATCGGTGAGGACGGGTCTATCTGCGTCCTGTACGAGTCACAGCCTGTGCCAACAGTCATGCAAGGAACGGTGGTCGCCAGCTCACCCTCAGGGAGCGGCAGCTCGGGGAGCCCCATGGTGGACAGCCACATAAGCTGCAAGGAGGAACTGATGGTGTTGGGCAGAGCCAGTccctccaaaacatacaacatgatGACTGTGTCCAGTTAA